From a single Lolium rigidum isolate FL_2022 chromosome 7, APGP_CSIRO_Lrig_0.1, whole genome shotgun sequence genomic region:
- the LOC124674452 gene encoding RNA polymerase II C-terminal domain phosphatase-like 1, with protein sequence MIKAAVYFGHISIGEVELWLKGETNLAAAPWVREIRVDRLSPPSERCPPLAVLQTVSPSGRCLVMESRPTATTDEPPTPLVSMHTACLRDNKTAVFPLGAEEIHLVAMKPKSNLPNHACFWGYKVPLGLYTSCLSMLNLRCLGIVFDLDETLVVANTTRSFEDRIDAIQRKLSNESDPQRISGMLAEIKRYQDDRSMLKQYIESDQVTDGGKVYKAQSEVVPPLADSHQPMIRPIIRLQEKSIIFTRINPSIRDTSVLVRLRPAWDDLRSYLIARGRKRFEVYVCTMAERDYALEMWRLLDPDSRLINSVQLPHRLVCVKSGSSKSLLNVFRDGSCHPGMALVIDDRLKVWDEKDQCRVHVVPAFSPYYAPQAEANFPIPVLCVARNVACNVRGGFFKEFDEGLLPWISEVHFEDELNDVPSAPDVGNYLISEDENAAISNVNKDPLAFDGMADAEVKRRMKEAVSSVQAVDPMTTNVDMMSVAANQQFIPSSSIPIAPPPGMVPLNNDQDHQPPSISWPVAQSGPGDTLQGSPAREEGEVPESELDPDTRRRLLILQHGQDTRDPSPPFPAEPSVQVSVPQVQSQGNWFPVQDEMNPRNLNRTSTGFHSESDAVHSDKNQPPHQSYLPAGDNPISSDRLNYQNQRYPSQPPHSEDHHMLQTQAPTTYRSFSGDGMATQHFHPGHRSSQMESGRQFGHYTETSGAVLEEIAAKCGFKVEYQSTLCDSAELRFSIQIWIIGEKVGEGMGRTRKEAQRQAANMSLRNLADKFLSFDPDKLTIPKDNGFCSNTTSFKYTGSSRDDMLPVASTSDESRYMHERVYNSVKSASSVAALKELCTAEGYNLVFQAQPPPSDSSTRKEVHAQIEIDGRILGKGVGATWEEAKLQAADGALKTLKYMLGQLAQKRSASPRTFASNFSKRFKPDFQPAVQRIPPGRYSRSDSYIP encoded by the exons ATGATCAAAGCGGCGGTGTATTTTGGGCACATCTCCATCGGGGAGGTGGAGCTGTGGCTCAAGGGGGAGACGAATTTGGCAGCGGCGCCATGGGTGCGGGAGATCCGGGTGGACCGCCTCTCCCCGCCCAGCGAGCGGTGCCCGCCGCTCGCCGTCCTGCAAACCGTGTCCCCGAGTGGCCGCTGCCTCGTCATGGAGTCGAGGCCGACAGCCACAACGGACGAGCCCCCCACGCCGCTTGTCTCCATGCACACCGCTTGCCTCAGAGACAATAAG ACAGCGGTTTTTCCACTTGGAGCAGAAGAGATCCATTTAGTGGCAATGAAACCCAAGAGTAACTTGCCAAACCATGCATGCTTTTGGGGCTATAAAGTACCGTTAGGCTTGTATACTTCTTGCTTAAGTATGTTGAATCTTCGATGCCTAGGCATTGTGTTTGACCTTGATGAAACACTAGTTGTTGCCAATACCACACGGTCTTTTGAAGACAGAATTGATGCAATCCAGAGAAAATTGAGTAATGAGTCTGATCCGCAGCGTATTAGTGGTATGCTGGCAGAGATCAAGAGGTACCAAGATGACAGGTCAATGCTAAAGCAGTATATAGAAAGCGATCAAGTTACTGATGGTGGGAAAGTGTATAAAGCGCAATCTGAGGTTGTCCCACCTTTAGCTGATAGTCATCAACCTATGATACGTCCTATCATAAGGCTACAAGAGAAAAGCATTATATTCACACGTATAAATCCATCG ATAAGAGACACCAGTGTTCTGGTAAGATTAAGGCCTGCTTGGGATGATCTTCGGAGCTACTTGATTGCAAGAGGTCGGAAACGTTTTGAGGTGTATGTGTGCACTATGGCTGAGAGAGACTATGCCTTGGAAATGTGGAGGTTGCTTGATCCTGATTCTAGACTGATAAACTCTGTTCAACTTCCTCACAGGCTTGTCTGTGTCAAATCTG GCTCTAGTAAGTCTTTGCTAAACGTATTCCGTGATGGATCTTGCCACCCTGGAATGGCCCTAGTGATTGATGATCGTCTGAAAGTTTGGGATGAGAAGGATCAATGTCGAGTTCATGTTGTTCCTGCCTTCTCTCCATATTACGCTCCACAGGCAGAG GCAAACTTCCCTATTCCAGTTCTTTGTGTTGCTAGGAATGTTGCATGCAATGTTCGGGGCGGCTTCTTTAA GGAATTTGATGAGGGTCTCCTACCATGGATTAGTGAGGTTCATTTTGAGGATGAATTAAATGATGTCCCTTCCGCTCCTGATGTTGGTAATTATTTGATTTCAGAG GATGAAAATGCTGCAATTTCGAATGTGAACAAAGATCCTCTGGCTTTTGATGGTATGGCAGATGCAGAGGTGAAAAGGAGAATGAAG GAAGCAGTTAGCAGTGTTCAAGCTGTGGATCCAATGACAACAAATGTTGACATGATGTCAGTAGCTGCTAACCAACAATTCATTCCATCTTCATCTATTCCGATAGCACCACCACCGGGGATGGTGCCTTTGAataatgatcaagatcatcagcCTCCTTCAATCAGCTGGCCAGTTGCTCAATCTGGTCCTGGAGATACCTTGCAAGGTTCTCCAGCTAGAGAAGAGGGTGAGGTTCCTGAATCTGAGTTAGATCCTGACACAAGGAGAAGGCTTCTCATATTACAGCATGGCCAAGACACAAGAGACCCTTCGCCACCCTTTCCTGCAGAACCTTCTGTACAAGTCTCAGTTCCTCAAGTGCAATCTCAGGGAAACTGGTTTCCTGTACAGGATGAAATGAACCCAAGAAACTTAAATAGGACCTCAACAGGGTTTCATTCAGAATCTGATGCTGTACATAGTGATAAAAATCAACCACCACATCAGTCATACTTACCTGCTGGGGATAATCCTATATCTTCCGATAGACTTAACTATCAGAACCAGAGATATCCTTCTCAG CCGCCTCACAGTGAGGATCATCATATGCTTCAGACCCAGGCACCTACAACCTACAGATCCTTTTCTG GAGATGGCATGGCAACCCAGCATTTTCATCCAGGTCACAGAAGCAGCCAAATGGAGTCAGGGCGTCAATTTGGACATTATACAGAGACATCTGGTGCGGTGTTGGAGGAGATTGCAGCAAAGTGTGGATTTAAG GTGGAGTACCAGTCAACCCTATGCGATTCTGCCGAGTTACGATTCTCCATTCAG ATTTGGATTATTGGAGAAAAAGTTGGTGAAGGAATGGGAAGAACTAGGAAAGAAGCGCAACGGCAGGCTGCTAATATGTCTTTAAGAAATTTGGCAG ATAAATTTCTGTCGTTTGATCCAGATAAGTTGACAATTCCGAAGGATAATGGTTTTTGTAGCAATACAACCTCATTCAAATATACAGGAAGTAGTAGAGATGACATGTTACCAGTTGCAAGCACTTCGGATGAGTCTAGATATATGCACGAGAGAGTTTATAACTCAGTCAAATCCGCTAGTTCTGTTGCTGCTCTCAAGGAGCTT TGTACAGCTGAGGGGTATAACTTAGTTTTCCAAGCTCAGCCACCTCCATCAGATAGTTCGACAAGGAAAGAAGTTCATGCTCAG ATCGAGATAGATGGGCGAATCCTGGGTAAAGGAGTTGGAGCAACATGGGAGGAAGCTAAGCTACAG GCTGCTGATGGGGCTCTGAAAACGTTGAAATACATGCTTGGTCAACTTGCACAGAAACGGTCTGCATCTCCAAG GACATTTGCATCCAATTTTAGTAAGCGCTTCAAGCCAGATTTCCAGCCAGCGGTGCAAAGGATTCCTCCTGGCAGATATTCTAGGAGTGACAGTTATATTCCTTGA
- the LOC124671604 gene encoding uncharacterized protein At4g19900-like, protein MAAPPRKPLPLLFFSISLPFLLLLLFLVFLLSHTTFTILVCPLLPRSPSRSANATMNSTVAPAAATNLDVSMDNSTMQAFHVSPPPPPLPMPPPPPPPVKTNNNKKTSTKRNKSILKLLVKQTSRTRRFAARAAELFEPPSPQRPCAGRFFMTWLSPLEQFGRREPLVVETVFRWHPDACLLIASDTMDSAGGNDKLRPFLDRGFRVAAASPDMAYLLGGTPAQEWLGTVRRGEVGPGSVPLGQNLSNLLRLALLYKFGGVYLDADVVVLRPLSGLRNAIGAQAVDAATGDWIRLNNAVMVFDQGHPILREFIAEFSATFDGSKWGHNGPYLVSRVAGRVRHRLPELGVTVLPPQAFYPVDWNKIVGLFVAPKNGKEERWVKAKMDNIKGESFGIHLWNRESRSLEMEEGSVIGRLISDGCLFCNSSVG, encoded by the coding sequence ATGGCCGCTCCCCCTCGGAAGCCATTGCCGCTgctcttcttctccatctccctccccttcctcctcctgctcctcttcCTTGTCTTCCTCCTCTCGCACACCACGTTTACCATCCTTGTCTGCCCTCTCCTCCCGCGATCGCCTTCCAGATCAGCAAATGCCACCATGAACAGTACTGtcgctcccgccgccgccactaACCTCGACGTGTCCATGGACAACAGCACCATGCAAGCGTTCCatgtctcgccgccgccgccgccgcttcccatgcctcctccccctcctcctccggtcAAGACGAACAATAACAAGAAGACGTCCACGAAGAGAAACAAGAGCATCCTCAAGCTGCTGGTCAAGCAGACATCCCGGACGCGGCGGTTCGCAGCGCGCGCGGCCGAGCTTTTCGAGCCGCCGTCGCCGCAGCGACCGTGCGCGGGCCGCTTCTTCATGACGTGGCTCTCCCCGCTCGAGCAGTTCGGCCGCCGCGAGCCCCTCGTCGTGGAGACCGTCTTCCGGTGGCACCCCGACGCCTGCCTCCTCATCGCCTCCGACACCATGGACTCCGCGGGGGGCAACGACAAGCTCCGACCGTTCCTCGATCGTGGATTCCGcgtcgccgccgcgtcgccggacATGGCGTACCTTCTGGGCGGCACGCCCGCCCAGGAGTGGCTCGGCACGGTGCGGCGCGGGGAAGTCGGCCCCGGCAGCGTGCCGCTCGGGCAGAACCTCTCCAACCTCCTCCGCCTCGCGCTGCTCTACAAGTTCGGCGGCGTCTACCTCGACGCCGACGTCGTCGTCCTGCGGCCCCTGTCGGGCCTCCGAAACGCCATCGGGGCGCAGGCCGTGGACGCGGCCACTGGCGACTGGATTCGGCTGAACAACGCCGTGATGGTGTTCGACCAGGGCCACCCAATTCTGCGGGAGTTCATCGCCGAGTTCTCCGCCACGTTTGACGGCAGCAAGTGGGGGCACAACGGGCCGTACTTGGTGTCGAGGGTGGCGGGGAGGGTCCGGCACCGGTTACCGGAACTCGGCGTAACCGTGCTGCCACCGCAGGCGTTCTACCCCGTGGACTGGAACAAGATCGTCGGGCTCTTCGTCGCGCCCAAGAACGGAAAAGAGGAGAGGTGGGTGAAGGCCAAGATGGATAACATCAAAGGTGAGAGCTTCGGTATTCATCTATGGAACAGGGAGAGCAGGAGCCTCGAAATGGAGGAGGGAAGTGTGATTGGACGGTTGATTTCAGACGGCTGCTTATTCTGCAATTCTTCCGTAGGTTAA